A genomic region of Penaeus vannamei isolate JL-2024 chromosome 42, ASM4276789v1, whole genome shotgun sequence contains the following coding sequences:
- the eIF3d1 gene encoding eukaryotic translation initiation factor 3 subunit D isoform X9, which translates to MAAKFVAPPIQDNPTGWGPCDVPEQFKDMPYQPFSKGDRLGKVSDWTGATYQDRRYAIKYQSTFGSMQQYAYYHEEDESTFQHVFKTNVPKPLYQRGRYMRNQRNMKNQRNQKGPQMQVLGKGNKREKNFSFGFQKKKQQQQHRNRWNRGGHPPIKNRDASVTVRPGWKVIEEMDFPRLSKLSLPNVDDPKDLYLCGSLECYDKTYDRVTVKNEKKLTRINRIFHKVTTTDDPVIRQLTKTENCNVYATDAILSTIMCCTRSSNSWDVVVQKIAGKLFFDKRDDSEFDLLTVSETSSEPPQEEGNSLNSPRNLSLEATFINHNFSQQVLRNDGNRYKFEHENPFLDEDEEDEVAPVGYRYRKWNLGNDISLVARTEHDSFQGGGNDVQFINIKALNEWDSKYSGGVDWRQKLDTQRGAVLANELKNNACKLAKWTVQAILAGSDQIKFGYVSRVNVRDSTKHMILGTQQFKPMEFANQINLNMDNAWGILRCIIDMCMKLPDGKYLIMKDPNKAMIRLYDIPDNTFESDEEENEKQGDGDE; encoded by the exons ATGGCAGCCAAATTCGTTGCGCCGCCGATTCAGGACAATCCTACGGGATGGGGACCTTGTGATGTACCGGAACAATTTAAGGATATGCCTTACCAGCCATTTTCTAAAGGAGATAGATTGGGAAAG GTTTCTGATTGGACTGGTGCAACCTATCAAGATCGCCGCTATGCCA TCAAGTATCAGTCAACCTTTGGTAGCATGCAGCAATATGCATATTACCATGAGGAAGATGAGTCAACCTTCCAGCACGTGTTCAAGACAAACGTGCCCAAACCTCTTTACCAGCGTGGTAGATACATGCGCAATCAGCGTAACATGAAAAACCAGAGGAACCAGAAGGGCCCCCAGATGCAAGTTCTTGGCAAGGGAAACAAAAGAGA GAAAAATTTCAGTTTTGGTTTCCAGAAAAagaagcagcaacagcagcaccgCAACCGATGGAACCGAGGTGGACATCCCCCCATCAAGAATCGCGATGCCTCAGTCACCGTGCGGCCAGGATGGAAGGTTATCGAGGAAATGGACTTCCCTCGCCTCTCCAAGCTCTCCCTGCCCAATGTGGATGACCCTAAGGACCT GTATCTTTGTGGCTCCCTAGAATGCTACGACAAGACATATGACCGAGTGACTGTCAAGAACGAGAAGAAGTTGACTCGCATTAACCGCATCTTCCACAAGGTCACAACAACAGATGACCCAGTCATCCGTCAG CTGACCAAGACTGAGAACTGCAATGTGTATGCCACTGATGCCATCCTTTCCACCATAATGTGTTGCACAAGATCCAGTAACTCATGGGACGTTGTTGTGCAGAAAATCGCCGGCAAGCTCTTTTTTGATAAGCGAGATGACTCTGAATTTG ATCTGTTAACGGTCAGTGAGACCTCCAGTGAACCCCCTCAGGAGGAAGGAAACTCCCTCAACTCCCCACGAAACCTCTCCCTGGAAGCCACCTTCATCAACCATAATTTCTCGCAGCAGGTTCTGAGGAAT GATGGAAACAGATACAAGTTCGAACACGAGAACCCCTTCTtagacgaggatgaggaggatgaggtagCCCCTGTGGGATACCGCTACAGGAAGTGGAACCTGGGCAATGACATTAGCCTGGTGGCGCGCACAGAGCATGACTCATTCCAGGGTGGTGGAAATGATGTGCAGTTCATCAATATCAAG GCATTGAATGAGTGGGACTCCAAGTACTCAGGAGGAGTAGACTGGCGTCAGAAATTGGACACTCAGCGTGGTGCTGTGTTAGCCAATGAGCTGAAGAATAATGCCTGTAAGCTAGCAAAATGGACTGTGCAGGCTATCTTGGCAGGCTCTGACCAGATCAAGTTCGG CTATGTGTCTCGTGTGAATGTGCGTGACTCAACCAAGCACATGATCCTGGGGACGCAGCAGTTCAAGCCCATGGAGTTCGCCAACCAGATTAACCTCAACATGGATAACGCATGGGGTATTTTGCGCTGCATCATTGACATGTGCATGAAACTGCCTGATGGGAAGTACCTCATCATGAAGGATCCTAATAAG gcCATGATTCGTCTCTACGACATCCCAGACAACACCTTCGAGtccgacgaagaagaaaatgagaaacaaggtGACG gTGACGAGTAA
- the eIF3d1 gene encoding eukaryotic translation initiation factor 3 subunit D isoform X11: MAAKFVAPPIQDNPTGWGPCDVPEQFKDMPYQPFSKGDRLGKVSDWTGATYQDRRYAIKYQSTFGSMQQYAYYHEEDESTFQHVFKTNVPKPLYQRGRYMRNQRNMKNQRNQKGPQMQVLGKGNKREKNFSFGFQKKKQQQQHRNRWNRGGHPPIKNRDASVTVRPGWKVIEEMDFPRLSKLSLPNVDDPKDLYLCGSLECYDKTYDRVTVKNEKKLTRINRIFHKVTTTDDPVIRQLTKTENCNVYATDAILSTIMCCTRSSNSWDVVVQKIAGKLFFDKRDDSEFDLLTVSETSSEPPQEEGNSLNSPRNLSLEATFINHNFSQQVLRNDGNRYKFEHENPFLDEDEEDEVAPVGYRYRKWNLGNDISLVARTEHDSFQGGGNDVQFINIKALNEWDSKYSGGVDWRQKLDTQRGAVLANELKNNACKLAKWTVQAILAGSDQIKFGYVSRVNVRDSTKHMILGTQQFKPMEFANQINLNMDNAWGILRCIIDMCMKLPDGKYLIMKDPNKAMIRLYDIPDNTFESDEEENEKQGDE, encoded by the exons ATGGCAGCCAAATTCGTTGCGCCGCCGATTCAGGACAATCCTACGGGATGGGGACCTTGTGATGTACCGGAACAATTTAAGGATATGCCTTACCAGCCATTTTCTAAAGGAGATAGATTGGGAAAG GTTTCTGATTGGACTGGTGCAACCTATCAAGATCGCCGCTATGCCA TCAAGTATCAGTCAACCTTTGGTAGCATGCAGCAATATGCATATTACCATGAGGAAGATGAGTCAACCTTCCAGCACGTGTTCAAGACAAACGTGCCCAAACCTCTTTACCAGCGTGGTAGATACATGCGCAATCAGCGTAACATGAAAAACCAGAGGAACCAGAAGGGCCCCCAGATGCAAGTTCTTGGCAAGGGAAACAAAAGAGA GAAAAATTTCAGTTTTGGTTTCCAGAAAAagaagcagcaacagcagcaccgCAACCGATGGAACCGAGGTGGACATCCCCCCATCAAGAATCGCGATGCCTCAGTCACCGTGCGGCCAGGATGGAAGGTTATCGAGGAAATGGACTTCCCTCGCCTCTCCAAGCTCTCCCTGCCCAATGTGGATGACCCTAAGGACCT GTATCTTTGTGGCTCCCTAGAATGCTACGACAAGACATATGACCGAGTGACTGTCAAGAACGAGAAGAAGTTGACTCGCATTAACCGCATCTTCCACAAGGTCACAACAACAGATGACCCAGTCATCCGTCAG CTGACCAAGACTGAGAACTGCAATGTGTATGCCACTGATGCCATCCTTTCCACCATAATGTGTTGCACAAGATCCAGTAACTCATGGGACGTTGTTGTGCAGAAAATCGCCGGCAAGCTCTTTTTTGATAAGCGAGATGACTCTGAATTTG ATCTGTTAACGGTCAGTGAGACCTCCAGTGAACCCCCTCAGGAGGAAGGAAACTCCCTCAACTCCCCACGAAACCTCTCCCTGGAAGCCACCTTCATCAACCATAATTTCTCGCAGCAGGTTCTGAGGAAT GATGGAAACAGATACAAGTTCGAACACGAGAACCCCTTCTtagacgaggatgaggaggatgaggtagCCCCTGTGGGATACCGCTACAGGAAGTGGAACCTGGGCAATGACATTAGCCTGGTGGCGCGCACAGAGCATGACTCATTCCAGGGTGGTGGAAATGATGTGCAGTTCATCAATATCAAG GCATTGAATGAGTGGGACTCCAAGTACTCAGGAGGAGTAGACTGGCGTCAGAAATTGGACACTCAGCGTGGTGCTGTGTTAGCCAATGAGCTGAAGAATAATGCCTGTAAGCTAGCAAAATGGACTGTGCAGGCTATCTTGGCAGGCTCTGACCAGATCAAGTTCGG CTATGTGTCTCGTGTGAATGTGCGTGACTCAACCAAGCACATGATCCTGGGGACGCAGCAGTTCAAGCCCATGGAGTTCGCCAACCAGATTAACCTCAACATGGATAACGCATGGGGTATTTTGCGCTGCATCATTGACATGTGCATGAAACTGCCTGATGGGAAGTACCTCATCATGAAGGATCCTAATAAG gcCATGATTCGTCTCTACGACATCCCAGACAACACCTTCGAGtccgacgaagaagaaaatgagaaacaag gTGACGAGTAA
- the eIF3d1 gene encoding eukaryotic translation initiation factor 3 subunit D isoform X6, translating into MAAKFVAPPIQDNPTGWGPCDVPEQFKDMPYQPFSKGDRLGKVSDWTGATYQDRRYAIKYQSTFGSMQQYAYYHEEDESTFQHVFKTNVPKPLYQRGRYMRNQRNMKNQRNQKGPQMQVLGKGNKRELVRKKNFSFGFQKKKQQQQHRNRWNRGGHPPIKNRDASVTVRPGWKVIEEMDFPRLSKLSLPNVDDPKDLYLCGSLECYDKTYDRVTVKNEKKLTRINRIFHKVTTTDDPVIRQLTKTENCNVYATDAILSTIMCCTRSSNSWDVVVQKIAGKLFFDKRDDSEFDLLTVSETSSEPPQEEGNSLNSPRNLSLEATFINHNFSQQVLRNDGNRYKFEHENPFLDEDEEDEVAPVGYRYRKWNLGNDISLVARTEHDSFQGGGNDVQFINIKALNEWDSKYSGGVDWRQKLDTQRGAVLANELKNNACKLAKWTVQAILAGSDQIKFGYVSRVNVRDSTKHMILGTQQFKPMEFANQINLNMDNAWGILRCIIDMCMKLPDGKYLIMKDPNKAMIRLYDIPDNTFESDEEENEKQGDGDE; encoded by the exons ATGGCAGCCAAATTCGTTGCGCCGCCGATTCAGGACAATCCTACGGGATGGGGACCTTGTGATGTACCGGAACAATTTAAGGATATGCCTTACCAGCCATTTTCTAAAGGAGATAGATTGGGAAAG GTTTCTGATTGGACTGGTGCAACCTATCAAGATCGCCGCTATGCCA TCAAGTATCAGTCAACCTTTGGTAGCATGCAGCAATATGCATATTACCATGAGGAAGATGAGTCAACCTTCCAGCACGTGTTCAAGACAAACGTGCCCAAACCTCTTTACCAGCGTGGTAGATACATGCGCAATCAGCGTAACATGAAAAACCAGAGGAACCAGAAGGGCCCCCAGATGCAAGTTCTTGGCAAGGGAAACAAAAGAGAGTTAGTACGAAA GAAAAATTTCAGTTTTGGTTTCCAGAAAAagaagcagcaacagcagcaccgCAACCGATGGAACCGAGGTGGACATCCCCCCATCAAGAATCGCGATGCCTCAGTCACCGTGCGGCCAGGATGGAAGGTTATCGAGGAAATGGACTTCCCTCGCCTCTCCAAGCTCTCCCTGCCCAATGTGGATGACCCTAAGGACCT GTATCTTTGTGGCTCCCTAGAATGCTACGACAAGACATATGACCGAGTGACTGTCAAGAACGAGAAGAAGTTGACTCGCATTAACCGCATCTTCCACAAGGTCACAACAACAGATGACCCAGTCATCCGTCAG CTGACCAAGACTGAGAACTGCAATGTGTATGCCACTGATGCCATCCTTTCCACCATAATGTGTTGCACAAGATCCAGTAACTCATGGGACGTTGTTGTGCAGAAAATCGCCGGCAAGCTCTTTTTTGATAAGCGAGATGACTCTGAATTTG ATCTGTTAACGGTCAGTGAGACCTCCAGTGAACCCCCTCAGGAGGAAGGAAACTCCCTCAACTCCCCACGAAACCTCTCCCTGGAAGCCACCTTCATCAACCATAATTTCTCGCAGCAGGTTCTGAGGAAT GATGGAAACAGATACAAGTTCGAACACGAGAACCCCTTCTtagacgaggatgaggaggatgaggtagCCCCTGTGGGATACCGCTACAGGAAGTGGAACCTGGGCAATGACATTAGCCTGGTGGCGCGCACAGAGCATGACTCATTCCAGGGTGGTGGAAATGATGTGCAGTTCATCAATATCAAG GCATTGAATGAGTGGGACTCCAAGTACTCAGGAGGAGTAGACTGGCGTCAGAAATTGGACACTCAGCGTGGTGCTGTGTTAGCCAATGAGCTGAAGAATAATGCCTGTAAGCTAGCAAAATGGACTGTGCAGGCTATCTTGGCAGGCTCTGACCAGATCAAGTTCGG CTATGTGTCTCGTGTGAATGTGCGTGACTCAACCAAGCACATGATCCTGGGGACGCAGCAGTTCAAGCCCATGGAGTTCGCCAACCAGATTAACCTCAACATGGATAACGCATGGGGTATTTTGCGCTGCATCATTGACATGTGCATGAAACTGCCTGATGGGAAGTACCTCATCATGAAGGATCCTAATAAG gcCATGATTCGTCTCTACGACATCCCAGACAACACCTTCGAGtccgacgaagaagaaaatgagaaacaaggtGACG gTGACGAGTAA
- the eIF3d1 gene encoding eukaryotic translation initiation factor 3 subunit D isoform X4 has product MAAKFVAPPIQDNPTGWGPCDVPEQFKDMPYQPFSKGDRLGKVSDWTGATYQDRRYAIKYQSTFGSMQQYAYYHEEDESTFQHVFKTNVPKPLYQRGRYMRNQRNMKNQRNQKGPQMQVLGKGNKRDFGFQKKKQQQQHRNRWNRGGHPPIKNRDASVTVRPGWKVIEEMDFPRLSKLSLPNVDDPKDLYLCGSLECYDKTYDRVTVKNEKKLTRINRIFHKVTTTDDPVIRQLTKTENCNVYATDAILSTIMCCTRSSNSWDVVVQKIAGKLFFDKRDDSEFDLLTVSETSSEPPQEEGNSLNSPRNLSLEATFINHNFSQQVLRNDGNRYKFEHENPFLDEDEEDEVAPVGYRYRKWNLGNDISLVARTEHDSFQGGGNDVQFINIKALNEWDSKYSGGVDWRQKLDTQRGAVLANELKNNACKLAKWTVQAILAGSDQIKFGYVSRVNVRDSTKHMILGTQQFKPMEFANQINLNMDNAWGILRCIIDMCMKLPDGKYLIMKDPNKAMIRLYDIPDNTFESDEEENEKQGDGEGKQAFYARKGDE; this is encoded by the exons ATGGCAGCCAAATTCGTTGCGCCGCCGATTCAGGACAATCCTACGGGATGGGGACCTTGTGATGTACCGGAACAATTTAAGGATATGCCTTACCAGCCATTTTCTAAAGGAGATAGATTGGGAAAG GTTTCTGATTGGACTGGTGCAACCTATCAAGATCGCCGCTATGCCA TCAAGTATCAGTCAACCTTTGGTAGCATGCAGCAATATGCATATTACCATGAGGAAGATGAGTCAACCTTCCAGCACGTGTTCAAGACAAACGTGCCCAAACCTCTTTACCAGCGTGGTAGATACATGCGCAATCAGCGTAACATGAAAAACCAGAGGAACCAGAAGGGCCCCCAGATGCAAGTTCTTGGCAAGGGAAACAAAAGAGA TTTTGGTTTCCAGAAAAagaagcagcaacagcagcaccgCAACCGATGGAACCGAGGTGGACATCCCCCCATCAAGAATCGCGATGCCTCAGTCACCGTGCGGCCAGGATGGAAGGTTATCGAGGAAATGGACTTCCCTCGCCTCTCCAAGCTCTCCCTGCCCAATGTGGATGACCCTAAGGACCT GTATCTTTGTGGCTCCCTAGAATGCTACGACAAGACATATGACCGAGTGACTGTCAAGAACGAGAAGAAGTTGACTCGCATTAACCGCATCTTCCACAAGGTCACAACAACAGATGACCCAGTCATCCGTCAG CTGACCAAGACTGAGAACTGCAATGTGTATGCCACTGATGCCATCCTTTCCACCATAATGTGTTGCACAAGATCCAGTAACTCATGGGACGTTGTTGTGCAGAAAATCGCCGGCAAGCTCTTTTTTGATAAGCGAGATGACTCTGAATTTG ATCTGTTAACGGTCAGTGAGACCTCCAGTGAACCCCCTCAGGAGGAAGGAAACTCCCTCAACTCCCCACGAAACCTCTCCCTGGAAGCCACCTTCATCAACCATAATTTCTCGCAGCAGGTTCTGAGGAAT GATGGAAACAGATACAAGTTCGAACACGAGAACCCCTTCTtagacgaggatgaggaggatgaggtagCCCCTGTGGGATACCGCTACAGGAAGTGGAACCTGGGCAATGACATTAGCCTGGTGGCGCGCACAGAGCATGACTCATTCCAGGGTGGTGGAAATGATGTGCAGTTCATCAATATCAAG GCATTGAATGAGTGGGACTCCAAGTACTCAGGAGGAGTAGACTGGCGTCAGAAATTGGACACTCAGCGTGGTGCTGTGTTAGCCAATGAGCTGAAGAATAATGCCTGTAAGCTAGCAAAATGGACTGTGCAGGCTATCTTGGCAGGCTCTGACCAGATCAAGTTCGG CTATGTGTCTCGTGTGAATGTGCGTGACTCAACCAAGCACATGATCCTGGGGACGCAGCAGTTCAAGCCCATGGAGTTCGCCAACCAGATTAACCTCAACATGGATAACGCATGGGGTATTTTGCGCTGCATCATTGACATGTGCATGAAACTGCCTGATGGGAAGTACCTCATCATGAAGGATCCTAATAAG gcCATGATTCGTCTCTACGACATCCCAGACAACACCTTCGAGtccgacgaagaagaaaatgagaaacaaggtGACGGTGAGGGTAAGCAAGCATTTTATGCAAGAAAAG gTGACGAGTAA
- the eIF3d1 gene encoding eukaryotic translation initiation factor 3 subunit D isoform X7 yields MAAKFVAPPIQDNPTGWGPCDVPEQFKDMPYQPFSKGDRLGKVSDWTGATYQDRRYAIKYQSTFGSMQQYAYYHEEDESTFQHVFKTNVPKPLYQRGRYMRNQRNMKNQRNQKGPQMQVLGKGNKRELVRKKNFSFGFQKKKQQQQHRNRWNRGGHPPIKNRDASVTVRPGWKVIEEMDFPRLSKLSLPNVDDPKDLYLCGSLECYDKTYDRVTVKNEKKLTRINRIFHKVTTTDDPVIRQLTKTENCNVYATDAILSTIMCCTRSSNSWDVVVQKIAGKLFFDKRDDSEFDLLTVSETSSEPPQEEGNSLNSPRNLSLEATFINHNFSQQVLRNDGNRYKFEHENPFLDEDEEDEVAPVGYRYRKWNLGNDISLVARTEHDSFQGGGNDVQFINIKALNEWDSKYSGGVDWRQKLDTQRGAVLANELKNNACKLAKWTVQAILAGSDQIKFGYVSRVNVRDSTKHMILGTQQFKPMEFANQINLNMDNAWGILRCIIDMCMKLPDGKYLIMKDPNKAMIRLYDIPDNTFESDEEENEKQGDE; encoded by the exons ATGGCAGCCAAATTCGTTGCGCCGCCGATTCAGGACAATCCTACGGGATGGGGACCTTGTGATGTACCGGAACAATTTAAGGATATGCCTTACCAGCCATTTTCTAAAGGAGATAGATTGGGAAAG GTTTCTGATTGGACTGGTGCAACCTATCAAGATCGCCGCTATGCCA TCAAGTATCAGTCAACCTTTGGTAGCATGCAGCAATATGCATATTACCATGAGGAAGATGAGTCAACCTTCCAGCACGTGTTCAAGACAAACGTGCCCAAACCTCTTTACCAGCGTGGTAGATACATGCGCAATCAGCGTAACATGAAAAACCAGAGGAACCAGAAGGGCCCCCAGATGCAAGTTCTTGGCAAGGGAAACAAAAGAGAGTTAGTACGAAA GAAAAATTTCAGTTTTGGTTTCCAGAAAAagaagcagcaacagcagcaccgCAACCGATGGAACCGAGGTGGACATCCCCCCATCAAGAATCGCGATGCCTCAGTCACCGTGCGGCCAGGATGGAAGGTTATCGAGGAAATGGACTTCCCTCGCCTCTCCAAGCTCTCCCTGCCCAATGTGGATGACCCTAAGGACCT GTATCTTTGTGGCTCCCTAGAATGCTACGACAAGACATATGACCGAGTGACTGTCAAGAACGAGAAGAAGTTGACTCGCATTAACCGCATCTTCCACAAGGTCACAACAACAGATGACCCAGTCATCCGTCAG CTGACCAAGACTGAGAACTGCAATGTGTATGCCACTGATGCCATCCTTTCCACCATAATGTGTTGCACAAGATCCAGTAACTCATGGGACGTTGTTGTGCAGAAAATCGCCGGCAAGCTCTTTTTTGATAAGCGAGATGACTCTGAATTTG ATCTGTTAACGGTCAGTGAGACCTCCAGTGAACCCCCTCAGGAGGAAGGAAACTCCCTCAACTCCCCACGAAACCTCTCCCTGGAAGCCACCTTCATCAACCATAATTTCTCGCAGCAGGTTCTGAGGAAT GATGGAAACAGATACAAGTTCGAACACGAGAACCCCTTCTtagacgaggatgaggaggatgaggtagCCCCTGTGGGATACCGCTACAGGAAGTGGAACCTGGGCAATGACATTAGCCTGGTGGCGCGCACAGAGCATGACTCATTCCAGGGTGGTGGAAATGATGTGCAGTTCATCAATATCAAG GCATTGAATGAGTGGGACTCCAAGTACTCAGGAGGAGTAGACTGGCGTCAGAAATTGGACACTCAGCGTGGTGCTGTGTTAGCCAATGAGCTGAAGAATAATGCCTGTAAGCTAGCAAAATGGACTGTGCAGGCTATCTTGGCAGGCTCTGACCAGATCAAGTTCGG CTATGTGTCTCGTGTGAATGTGCGTGACTCAACCAAGCACATGATCCTGGGGACGCAGCAGTTCAAGCCCATGGAGTTCGCCAACCAGATTAACCTCAACATGGATAACGCATGGGGTATTTTGCGCTGCATCATTGACATGTGCATGAAACTGCCTGATGGGAAGTACCTCATCATGAAGGATCCTAATAAG gcCATGATTCGTCTCTACGACATCCCAGACAACACCTTCGAGtccgacgaagaagaaaatgagaaacaag gTGACGAGTAA